In Arachis stenosperma cultivar V10309 chromosome 1, arast.V10309.gnm1.PFL2, whole genome shotgun sequence, one DNA window encodes the following:
- the LOC130935313 gene encoding subtilisin-like serine-protease S, protein MDDAIHDGVDILSLSFGPSPPQPIYFEDAVSVGAFHAFQNGILVSAFAGNSIFPTTACYVAPWILTVAASTLDRQFRSDIHLGNSKVLKGLSLNPIKMDNWHVLIYASAAAAPGVSATNASFCKNNTLDRSLIKDKIVICTIEKVTENRRLKAMIIKEGGGVGMILIDHNTRDVGFEFVIPATLYVLLPGAGGDEEDDLRRNQQQQFEAQAMKRMILAFRVLMGSGTRLGTKFRFATSVSRCWLQRGIGGARSSLRLLTWRRKGLKGNYGSRS, encoded by the exons ATGGATGATGCCATTCATGATGGTGTTGACATTCTGTCACTCTCCTTTGGCCCTTCTCCTCCACAGCCCATTTACTTTGAGGATGCAGTCAGTGTTGGTGCATTCCATGCATTCCAAAATGGCATTCTTGTTTCTGCTTTCGCTGGAAACTCCATCTTCCCAACTACTGCCTGCTATGTTGCTCCTTGGATTCTCACTGTTGCTGCTAGCACCCTCGATAGACAATTCAGATCAGATATCCACCTTGGAAATTCAAAAGTTTTGAAG GGTCTGTCTTTGAATCCAATAAAAATGGacaattggcatgttttgatatATGCAAGTGCAGCCGCAGCACCAGGAGTTTCAGCAACAAATGCAAG CTTCTGTAAGAACAATACTCTAGATCGTAGCTTGATAaaggacaaaattgtgatctgtACAATTGAGAAAGTCACTGAGAACCGAAGACTGAAGGCTATGATAATAAAGGAAGGTGGAGGAGTTGGAATGATACTTATTGATCACAATACCAGAGATGTTGGCTTTGAGTTTGTGATCCCAGCCACTCTGTATGTGTTATTACCTGGAGCTGGAGGCGATGAAGAGGATGATCTGAGAAGGAATCAGCAGCAGCAGTTTGAAGCTCAAGCGATGAAGAGGATGATCTTAGCTTTTAGGGTTTTAATGGGATCAGGGACCAGATTGGGTACAAAATTCAGATTTGCCACATCAGTTAGCCGTTGCTGGCTCCAGCGTGGCATTGGAGGTGCCAGATCATCCCTCCGTTTGCTGACTTGGCGCCGGAAAGGGTTGAAGGGCAACTATGGGTCCCGGAGCTGA
- the LOC130953606 gene encoding protein IMPAIRED IN BABA-INDUCED STERILITY 1-like, whose protein sequence is MGCVVVKQGVSVTPAGDHSAEDDKRRNNTDSASRKSELSDSSSFRLVGNLQKYVEGEQAAAGWPAWLSSVAAEAIQGWVPLRADAFEKLEKIGQGTYSSVFRAKELETGKIVALKKVRFDNFEPESVRFMAREIMILRRLDHPNIIKLEGLITSRLSCSIYLVFEYMQHDITGLLSRPEIKFSESQIKCYMKQLLSGLEHCHSKGVMHRDIKGSNLLVNDEGILKVADFGLANWCNSGNNKQPLTSRVVTLWYRPPELLLGSTDYSPSVDLWSVGCVFAELLIGKPILQGRTEVEQLHKIFKLCGSPPDDYWKKTKLPHATLFKPQQPYDSSLWETFKDLPATSINVLQTLLSVEPSKRGTATSALSSEYFKTKPYACDPSSMPIYPPSKEIDAKHQEESKRKKISGRACRAESRKPSRKPLALSKLAPAEDLTSQIQTSQRQKVDDSSCQVLKEENIDIDEEAPKLSSDKPQEQDGSHMKDETKVDIPFPGPLQVSKSSGFAWAKRRKDDTSIRAHSRSISRGHLYNSLETSTVTSRNNSESRNYENKEFCGGRSNSRGRDLLEISKLVMQNQWNKFDRPDSFDTSDEYHSQELSMTLYHREDSLSKRSNLSSQDQGDTVDFSGPLISQMHTVDEILERHERHIRRTVRRSWFQKDKKNGK, encoded by the exons ATGGGCTGCGTGGTGGTCAAGCAAGGGGTGTCCGTCACGCCGGCGGGGGACCACTCGGCGGAGGACGACAAGAGGAGGAACAACACTGACTCAGCGAGTCGGAAGAGCGAGTTGAGTGACTCCTCCAGCTTCAGGCTGGTCGGCAATTTGCAAAAGTACGTCGAAGGTGAGCAGGCGGCCGCCGGTTGGCCCGCTTGGCTTAGCTCCGTCGCCGCTGAGGCCATTCAGGGTTGGGTTCCCCTCCGTGCTGATGCATTTGAGAAGCTTGAGAAG ATTGGGCAGGGTACATATAGTAGTGTTTTCAGAGCAAAGGAGCTTGAGACTGGGAAGATAGTGGCTCTGAAGAAGGTCAGGTTTGACAATTTCGAGCCAGAGAGCGTCCGGTTTATGGCGCGGGAGATAATGATTCTAAGAAGGCTTGATCATCCCAACATCATCAAATTGGAGGGCTTGATTACTTCCAGGTTGTCTTGTAGCATCTACCTTGTGTTTGAGTACATGCAACATGACATCACAGGGCTATTGTCTAGACCAGAAATCAAGTTTAGTGAATCACAG ATTAAATGCTACATGAAACAGTTGTTATCTGGTCTTGAGCATTGTCACTCGAAGGGTGTGATGCACCGAGACATCAAGGGATCGAATCTTTTGGTGAATGATGAAGGCATATTGAAGGTGGCAGATTTTGGATTGGCAAACTGGTGCAATTCAGGAAACAACAAGCAGCCCCTCACAAGTCGTGTTGTCACCTTGTGGTACCGTCCGCCGGAACTCTTGCTCGGCTCGACAGATTATAGCCCATCTGTGGATCTCTGGAGTGTTGGCTGTGTATTTGCAGAGCTACTTATTGGAAAGCCTATACTTCAGGGAAGAACTGAG GTTGAACAATTGCATAAAATCTTCAAGCTCTGCGGCTCTCCACCTGATGACTACTGGAAAAAGACCAAACTTCCTCATGCAACTTTGTTCAAGCCACAACAACCATACGATAGTAGCCTCTGGGAGACGTTTAAAGATTTGCCTGCGACCAGCATAAATGTGCTACAAACGCTTCTTTCTGTCGAACCGAGCAAACGTGGGACTGCCACATCTGCTCTCTCATCAGAG TACTTCAAAACAAAACCATATGCATGTGATCCATCAAGCATGCCAATATACCCACCTAGCAAGGAGATTGACGCAAAGCACCAGGAGGAGTCAAAAAG gaAAAAGATTAGCGGCCGAGCTTGTAGAGCAGAATCACGAAAACCATCAAGAAAGCCACTAGCACTCAGTAAATTAGCCCCAGCTGAG GATTTGACAAGTCAAATTCAAACTTCCCAAAGACAAAAAGTTGATGATAGCTCTTGCCAAGTCCTTAAAGAAGAGAACATTGACATAGATGAGGAGGCACCAAAGCTATCTAGTGATAAACCACAAGAACAAGATGGTTCCCATATGAAGGATGAAACAAAAGTAGATATTCCCTTTCCAGGACCATTGCAAGTTTCAAAATCAAGTGGCTTTGCATGGGCGAAAAGGCGTAAAGATGACACCTCAATTAGAGCACATTCTCGATCAATTTCAAGAGGGCACTTGTATAATTCCTTAGAAACTTCGACAGTAACTTCAAGGAATAATTCTGAATCCAGAAACTATGAAAACAAGGAATTCTGTGGAGGACGCTCCAACTCTAGGGGCCGTGATCTACTTGAAATTTCTAAGCTTGTAATGCAGAACCAGTGGAATAAGTTTGATCGTCCCGACTCATTTGATACTTCTGATGAGTACCATTCACAAGAACTATCTATGACACTTTATCACAGAGAAGACTCATTATCCAAGAGAAGTAACCTG AGTTCACAGGACCAAGGAGACACGGTTGATTTTTCAGGACCCTTAATATCTCAAATGCACACCGTCGATGAGATCTTAGAAAGACATGAGCGACACATACGGCGTACTGTCCGGCGATCGTGGTTTCAGAAAG ATAAGAAGAATGGGAAGTAA
- the LOC130935321 gene encoding uncharacterized protein LOC130935321: MTREPAIALHITTLSSSWLDPITNYLEHGQVPGDEKDAVKLRREAAKYAVIQGQLFRKGLSQPLLKCLHPDQTDYVLREVHEGCCGHHIGGKALARKLIRAGYYWPSMMTDSKEFVKKCVKCQQNANFAKAPTNELSLLTTSRPFAQWGIDLLGPFPVGPGQVITRFGIPEVVISDNGTQFADKKFTEFLNGLGIRQRFSSVEHPRTNGQVESANKVILSGLKKRLDNKKGAWADELASVLWSYRTTEQSSTKETPFRLTYGVDAVIPVEIGEPSPRLLVKGVEETVEKDLIDEAREMAHLTETALKQRIALRYNTKVLKRDFEPDDLVLRRNDIGLPTPGEGKLAANWEGPYRIKKVMGKGAFKLEKLDGKEVPRTWNADNLRRFYS, encoded by the exons atgACGAGGGAACCTGCAATTGCACTACACATAACAACCCTAAGTTCTTCGtggctagaccccatcaccaACTACCTAGAACACGGCCAAGTCCCTGGTGACGAAAAGGATGCGGTGAAATTAAGGAGGGAAGCGGCCAAATACGCCGTCATCCAAGGACAACTGTTCAGAAAAGGGCTCAGCCAACCCCTACTGAAGTGCCTACACCCCGACCAAACGGACtacgtcctcagggaagtccaCGAGGGCTGCTGTGGGCACCACATCGGAGGAAAAGCCCTAGCAAGGAAGTTGATCCGAGCTGGGTACTACTGGCCGTCGATGATGACAGATTCCAAAGAGTTTGTCAAAAAGTGCGTAAAGTGCCAacagaacgccaactttgccaAGGCACCGACAAACGAGTTGAGCTTGCTGACGACTTCCCGGCCGTTCGCTCAGTGGGGAATCGACCTCTTAGGGCCCTTCCCTGTCGGCCCTGGGCAG gtgataacGCGGTTCGGGATACCAGAagtcgtcatctcggacaacggcACACAATTTgctgacaaaaagttcacagAATTTCTCAACGGCCTAGGTATAAGGCAAAGGTTCTCTTCGGTAGAACACCCTCGGACGAACGGACAAGTGGAGTCCGCCAACAAGGTTATCCTTTCAGGgctaaagaagaggttggacaacaaaaagggtgcttgggccgacgagctAGCATCGGTCCTCTGGTCTTATCGAACAACCGAGCAATCCTCCACCAAGGAAACCCCTTTCCGACTAACGTACGGGGTGGATGCAGTAatacccgtggagatcggtgaACCGAGCCCGCGATTGCTTGTGAAAGGAGTAGAGGAAACCGTAGAAAAGGACCTGATAGATGAAGCCCGGGAAATGGCCCATTTGACGGAAACAGCGCTAAAACAAAGAATAGCTCTgcgctacaacaccaaagtgctcaagaGGGACTTTGAGCCTGACGACCTCGTCCTGAGACGGAATGACATCGGCCTGCCGACCCCCGGAGAAGGCAAGCTAGCggcaaactgggaaggcccATATAGAATCAAAAAAGTGATGGGAAAAGGAGCCTTTAAGTTAGAAAAGCTTGATGGCAAGGAAGTCCCGAGGACATGGAACGCGGACAACCTTagaagattctactcctag